GGAACAGGAATGGATTTTGGCGAATATAAGGTAGATAGAAATGCAATAGGATATGCAGGAATAATAGAAACAAGTACAGAAAAAGCAAAACAAAAGAATAGAGCCTTTGATTTATATGCAGAGGCAAGATATACAAAAGACTTAGGAAATAATTTATATTTTGAGCCTAGTTTCGGACTTGCTTATAGCAGAGTAAAACAAGGTGGAGCAACAGAAAATGACGGAAAAGTTAATTTAAATATAAAATCAAAGACATTTAACCAAACTAAGGCGGAACTAGGTTTAGATTTAAAGAAAGTTCTAGTAAATGGAAATACAAATCATAACTTTGTATTCGGTCTTTCTTATGAAAGAGTATTAAGTGGAGCAAAAGCAACAAATGTTAGAGCCAATGTGGTTGGAGGAAGAGAATTTGATGTTTTAGTTCCGGCAAAAGAAAAGGGCAGAACAAGCTTAGGGCTTGAATATATGATGGAAAATAAAGTCGGACTACTATTTAACTTAAAAATGGACTACGGTTTCAGCCATGGCAGTGATAAAAAAGATATAAGACTTAGTACAGGGCTAGGTTATAAATTCTAAAAATTTCTAAAAATGAGAGGGTGCTACATTTTAAAAAATTAGAATGTAGCACTCTCTCTTTATAAGATGAAATAAGGCTGTTGCAAATCAGAGTTTAAAAATGCAACAGCCGTATATTTTTTCTATAATAAAAATAATTTGTATCAATTAAATAATCTTTTAATTTTCAGCCAGTTCATGTTTCTTTGAAGTTTCAGCCACAAGCTTATTTAAAACAATTAAGGCAATAAGGTTAGGTATAACCATAAAACCATTAAACATATCAGCCAGCTCCCACACAAGTTCGACTTTTTGTACAGAACCTATAACTATGCAGACCATTACCAAAATTCTATAAATATTTATAGCCTTAGAACCGAATAGATACTTTATATTGGCTTCTCCAAAGAAATACCAACCGATTATTGTTGAAAATGAGAAGAAAAATAATGAAACTGCAATAAACACTGTTCCAAAAAAGCCTAGAGTAACTTCAAAGGATTTTTGAGTTAAAGAAATACCTGTTAAACCGCTATCACCTAGATTTGAAGTCAGTATGACTAAAGAGCTTAAAGTAAGAACTATAAATGTGTCTATAAATACTGTTATTATCGCAACATTTCCTTGTTCCACCGGATTTTTAACCTTAGCAACAGCATGAGCATGAGGTGTAGATCCCATACCGGCTTCATTTGAAAATAATCCTCTTGCAACTCCATATCGGATAGCTTTTTTAACTCCCATACCTAAAAAACCGCCAAGTATAGATTGTGTAGAAAAAGCATTTACAAATATTGATTTAAACGCAGGTATCAAATATTCAAAATTTATAGCAATAATGATAGAACAGATAATAATATATAAAATTGCCATAAAAGGAACAACTTTTTCAGTTACAGCTGCAATTCTTTGTACTCCTCCAAAGAATACAAAACCACCTAAAAATGCTACAATCACTCCGCTTATATATGGTGAAATATTAAAGGCATTCTCAAAGGCAACAGACATAGAGTTAGCCTGAACAGCATTTCCCATAAAGCCAAGAGCTAAAACACAAGAAATAGCAAAGAAAACGGCCATAAACTTAGCAAG
The DNA window shown above is from Fusobacterium russii ATCC 25533 and carries:
- a CDS encoding autotransporter outer membrane beta-barrel domain-containing protein, which produces GTGMDFGEYKVDRNAIGYAGIIETSTEKAKQKNRAFDLYAEARYTKDLGNNLYFEPSFGLAYSRVKQGGATENDGKVNLNIKSKTFNQTKAELGLDLKKVLVNGNTNHNFVFGLSYERVLSGAKATNVRANVVGGREFDVLVPAKEKGRTSLGLEYMMENKVGLLFNLKMDYGFSHGSDKKDIRLSTGLGYKF
- a CDS encoding alanine/glycine:cation symporter family protein translates to MLKLVSEINSLFWGSVLIVLLVGTGVFFTFKLKFIQIRRFGKGLRQLSGDFNMSGKAADNNGMSSFQALATAIAAQVGTGNLAGAATAIVSGGPGAIFWMWLSAFFGMATIYAEAILSQVFKRKVDGAITGGPAYYIEELFNKNFLAKFMAVFFAISCVLALGFMGNAVQANSMSVAFENAFNISPYISGVIVAFLGGFVFFGGVQRIAAVTEKVVPFMAILYIIICSIIIAINFEYLIPAFKSIFVNAFSTQSILGGFLGMGVKKAIRYGVARGLFSNEAGMGSTPHAHAVAKVKNPVEQGNVAIITVFIDTFIVLTLSSLVILTSNLGDSGLTGISLTQKSFEVTLGFFGTVFIAVSLFFFSFSTIIGWYFFGEANIKYLFGSKAINIYRILVMVCIVIGSVQKVELVWELADMFNGFMVIPNLIALIVLNKLVAETSKKHELAEN